GTTAAAGCGCCACCAGTACCAGCGCAGAAGCAGCGGCACGATCAGCCCGGCACCCAGCCCGTAGGTCAGAAAGCCCCAGATTTGCTCGATGGTCCCGGCGGCAAAGCTGAATCCAACGCCCAGGGCAACTACGCCCACCGAGGCCAAGCGGCCCTGGAGGACGAGCTGGCGCTGCGAGGCATTGGGATTGAGATAGCCCTGATAAATATCGCGCACCCAGTAGGCGGCACTGGCATTGATGACCGAATCGAAGGTGGACATGGCCGCCGCGACAAAACAGGCCACCAGCAACCCCGTCACCCCCACCGGAATGTACTCGGAGATGACAGTGGGCAAAATCAGCTCGGGATCGGCGATCGCCTCCTGCGTGGCACTGTAGTGGATGCCCAACACGGCAAAGGCGGTCACCAGCGGCCAGCGAAACGCCAGCATCAGGATCCAAAACAGCGACAGCAAGCCCGCCTCGCGATCGCTGCGGGCGGCAAAATAGCGCTGCAGCATGTAGCCGCCCGAGCCCCCCATGCCCTGCATGACCGTTTTGACCGTATAGAAAAACAGCGTCACGCCCAGCAGGTTGTAGCTAGCGTATTGCCCGGGCAGGTCCAGCGCCAGCGGCGGTACCAGGCTGCTCCACTCGGCCAGCGAGGTCCGGACGGTTTCGAACTCGCCGCCGCCGAGTGGTACCGAGACCGAGAAAGTCTCCGGGAGGCTGGCGGTTTGGAAGGCCACCGCGCAGACATAAATAATGGCCGCAAAGATCAGCACGCCCTGAAAGACATCGGTCCAGATGACGCCGTAAAAGCCGCTGGCCGCGGTGTAGATCATGGCCAGACCGATGGCCGCCAGCGAGGCCGCGCGCTGCTCGATGCCCAGAAACTCGGCAAAAAACTTGCCCCCGCCCACGGCAAAGTAGCTAATAATGCTGATCGACACGGCCAAGTTGGCCAAGGCGCTAACAATGCGCGCGAGGTTGCCCTGCCGGCCGGCGCCAAAGCGCAAGCGCATCCATTCGGCCAGGGTCATGACCTGGGCGCGCCGGGTCCATTTGCCCATAAACACCATGAAAAACGCCATGATGAGGACAATGCCGCCGCGCAGCTCGATGAAAAAGCCCTTGGTTCCCAGCGCGTAGACCAAGGCGGCAATCAGCATGGTCCCGGCAATGTCGGTGTTGGAGGCCATGCCCGAGGAGCCCAGCGCCCACCAGGGCAGGCTGCGGTTGCCCAGAAAGTAGGCATTGATGCCGCGGGCTGCCCGGCGCTGCAGGACAATGCCCAGCGCCACGATCCCCAGCAAGTAGAGCGCCACAATGGCGTAGTCGATGGGCTGCATGAGCGTCCCCAATGCTCGCGATCGCACGCCATGCTAGCAGCGGGCGCCCGGGCGGCCTTGGATGCGGCGGTCGCATCGCCCCAATGCCCCAGGCGGGCGTGCTGCGATCGCGGCGGATTAAGATCGGGACCAAGCTATCTGCGCCTGCCCCATGGCCGATCACGACGCCATCACCGACACGCTGGGCCGACCGCTGCGCGATCTGCGCATCTCGGTCACCGATCGCTGCAACTTCCGCTGCACCTACTGCATGCCCAAGGCCCTGTTCGAGGGCGAGGCGGCCTTCTTGCCGCGATCGCAGCTGCTGAGCTTTGCCGAGATCGAGCGCTTGGCCCGCAACTTTGCCGCCCAGGGCGTACGCAAGATCCGCCTCACCGGGGGCGAACCGCTACTGCGGCCCCAACTGGAGCGCCTGGTGGCCGCCCTGGCCCAGATCCCGGGCATTGAGGACATTGCGCTCACCACCAACGGGTCGCTGGTGACCCCGGCCAAGGCGCGCGCGCTGCGCGATGCCGGCCTCAACCGCATGACCGTCAGCCTCGATGCCCTGGATGAGGCCACCTTCCAGGCCATTAATGATGTGGGCGTCTCGGTGGCCCAAGTGCTGGCCGGCATTGAAAACGCTGCGGCCGCCGGGCTGACCCCCATCAAGATCAATGCCGTCATCAAGCGCGGGGCCAACGAAGGCAGCATCCTGCCGCTCGCGCGCCAGTTCCGCGGCAGCGGTCACATCGTGCGCTTTATTGAGTACATGGATGTGGGCACCCGCAATGGCTGGCGCTGGGACAACGTGGTCTCGGCGGCCGAGATCTGCGATGCCATCGACACCCGCTATCCCATCGCGCCCCTCGAGCCCAACCACACCGGTGAGGTGGCCGAGCGCTGGCAGTACCGGGATGGGGCCGGCGAAATCGGCATCATCGCTTCGGTGACCCAGCCCTTTTGCGGCAGCTGCCGGCGGGCACGCCTCTCGGCTGAAGGAGCGCTCCATACCTGCTTGTTTGCCAGCGAGGGCCACGACTTGCGCGGGTTGCTGCGCGGCGGAGCCAGCGACGGTGAGTTTCAGGCGCGCATTGCCGCCATTTGGCAGCAGCGCCGTGATCGCTACTCCGAGCTGCGCGCTCATTCCCCCTCGGGAGTGTCCAAGGTGGAGATGTCCTACATCGGCGGATAGCCTGCCCCATCTAAAATAGGGGCCGCCGCCTGTTGGAATCCGTGCCATGGCTGCCTCCGCTGACGGGCAGGACCTTCAGTACCCGCCGCATACGGTGGCGCGCGCCGATCAGGCCCTGCGTTGCTCGCCCTTTCGCCTGCCGCTATTCGCCCAGATGCGCAGCGACAGCATTCCGGTCTCCACCATTGCCGGCGAGCGGGGCGTGCAGCACGGCTACGCGCAGCGCTCGCTCTCGGAGCTGGCGGCCGAGCGCGAGCTGGGATGGCTCATTAGCGTGGGGCTGCTGCGGCGCGAGGTGGACGGCCAGGGCATCACCGATAGCTTTCGCCTCACACCGCTGGGCCGCCAGCTGGTGGCCAAGTGGGAGGCGCGCGGTGGCAGCTGGCCGGCGCCTTCGCTGGGCGAGCGCTTGCGCGATCGCCTCAACCGCTGGTTGCGCCTGTCGCTGTGAGCGCCCTGCCGCCAGCCATCATGGTGGTGGGGACCACCTCCCACGCCGGCAAATCGCTAATTGCAACCGCCATCTGCTGCATGCTATGGCGGCGCGGTTGGCGCGTGGCGCCGTTTAAGGGCCAAAACATGGCCCTCAATGCCTACATCACCCCAGACGGGCACGAGATCGGCCACGCGCAAGCCGTCCAGGCCTGGGCGGCCGGGGTTACCCCCCGGGTAGAGATGAACCCCATCCTGCTCAAGCCCCAGGGGGATATGACCTCGCAGGTGGTGCTCAACGGCCGCGCTGTGGGCCGCACCCATGCCTCGGATTACTACGAGCAGTACTTCCAACCCGGGTGGCAGGCGATCGAGCAGGCGCTGGCAGCGCTAGGGCGCGATTGCGACCTAATCGTGGCCGAGGGCGCGGGTAGCCCGGCCGAGATCAACCTCAAGCACCGCGATCTGACCAACATGCGGGTTGCGCGCCACCTCAACGCTGCAACCCTGCTAGTGGCCGATATCGATCGCGGCGGCGCGTTCGCCCACATCGTGGGCACGCTGGAGCTGCTGGATCCGGCCGAGCGTGCCCTCATGCGCGGGGTGGCCATCAATAAGTTCCGCGGCCAGCGCGCGCTGCTGGAGCCGGGCCTGCGCTGGCTGCAAGAGCGCACTGGCCTGGCGGTGACGGGGGTGCTGCCTTGGCAGGATCGCGCCTTTCCCGCTGAGGATTCGCTCAGCCTGCCCGAGCGCTCGACCGGCCGGGGTGATGCCGAGCTGACCCTGTGCGTCATTCGCCTGCCGCGCATTGCCAATTTCACCGACTTTGAACCGCTAGAAGCCGAGGCGAGCGTTGCGCTGCGCTACTGCGAGCCCCACGACACGCTGGGTCAGCCCGATGCCGTCATCCTGCCGGGCTCCAAAACGACGCTGGCCGATCTGGAAGCGCTGCAAGCGAGCGGCATGGCAGCGCAACTGCAGCATTATGCCGCTCGGGGCGGCCGCATCTTGGGCATTTGCGGCGGCTTTCAAATGTTGGGCCGCACCCTAGCCGATCCGCAGGGCCGGGAAGGCAAAACCGGCTGCCACCCGGGCCTGGATCTGCTGCCGCTCGAGACCGCCATCGAGCCGGACAAGGTGGCCCGCCAGCGCCGCACGCGCGCCCGCTGGCCGCAGCTGGGGCTGACCGTGGCGGGCTACGAGATCCACCAAGGCCAAACGCGAGCGAGCGAGCCGGCCAATGGTTTGCAGCCGCTATTCGACGACCCCGATTTGGGCGCCTGCAACGCCGCTGGTACGGTCGGCGGTTGCTACCTGCACGGGATTTTTGACAACGGCCCCTGGCGCCGCGCCTGGCTGAACGCCCTGCGGCGGGCGCGCGGGCTGCCCGAGCTCGCGGTTGAGGTGGCCGACCACCACCAGCAGCGAGAGGCTACCCTGGATGCAATCGCCGATTGGGGCGAGACTTATTTGGACCTAACGCCGCTACTGCCCGACGCCCATGAGTAACGAGGCCCCCACTAGCGTACAAGTGCGCTTTTTGCCCAACGATGTGGCGATCGCGGCCGAACCAGGCGAGCCGCTGCTGCAAGTGGCGGAGCGGGCAGGGGTGTTCATTCCCACCGGCTGCCTGATGGGCAGCTGTCACGCCTGCGAAGTGGAGCTGGGCGACGGCACCCCCATTTGTGCTTGCATCTCGGCCGTACCCAGCGAGCAGGACTCGCTGACGATCGCGCTGCTCGAGGATCCGGTCTGGTAGTGGAGTTGGGTCCAAACGCTGTATTGCGATCGCCTCGCATAGCATGACATCCCGTATCCCGGCTCAAGCACCGCTCCACTGGCAGGGAACGCTGCTTTGGGTTGCAGTCATTTCAGCCACTCTGGGGCTATTTGACTGGCTAGTAACGCTGGGCGTCCTACCAGTCCAAGCTCAGTTCCCCGATCGGCCTTTCCTGCAAGACTTTGCGGCTTTCTGGTTGCAGCTAACCGTCTGGCTGGGGCTCGTTCTCCCTACCGTTGCGCTGCTTTTGGGATGGCGGCGCCCTCTCTGGCGGCAGGTCATGGGCTATTATCTGCTGGTGGTGTTCGCCCAGGTCTTAACTGCACGCATCTTGGACAAAGCGCTATTTGCCACTATGGATGCTCCCACCAGCACCCTCTACGCTGCCCTGCGCCTTTGGCAGTTGTAGTGCGGGCACGTTGCAGTGACAAACTCCCCTGCTCAGCGCCCGCGGCAGCTACTGCTTGAGCAATTCGTCTTGGGAGCGCTGTTTGCTTTTACTGCACTCAACTTGGGGTTGTGGGCCGTCGCGTTTTGGCCGCTGCTGGTTTAGCGCCATGGCCTTAAGGCAGCTCTCAATCAATTCAATCAATGGAGGCTCCCCACACAACTGCTCCCCTCCCCAGAGAAACGGTTAGCCCGATCCTACCGCTTTAAGGTGCTCTTGGCAGATTGCGTTCGCTTCCGATCCGTTTAGGATGCTCTAGAACCGCAAAACCTCGCGTTCGTAGCCAGCCGGGCACGGCTCTGTTTCCCACACGATACCTTCGCCTGGCTCCAGTGACACCTCAATGCGCGTGCTGAGCGAGCTGCTGTTTGCCGCCATGGTCGTCCCAGCAGGCACGCCCTATACTGCCTTTCGCCTGTGGCAGCTGTGGCGCGGGCATACCCTCGTTGCCGCGTTTCCGGCGCCGCACCAGCCGCAGCTATGGCTCGAGCAAATCGTGCTGGGCGTGCAGTTTGCCTTTGCCGCCTTCAATCTGGGCATGCTCTTGGCGATCATTTGGCCGGCCACCGTCTCGCTCGGTTGAAGCTGCCCATTGGGGCTCGTCCCGGGTCAGCCGAATTTGGGCCAGAACGAAAATCGCTGGAATGATGCGGCCGTAATTGGTGGCGATGGTCCGCCAGCCCAAATCGGTTAATACCAATTCTCGTGGCTTGTGCACTAGATTGCGATCTCCGAAACCCCCTCAATATGGGAGTTATGTCCTTTGGTAAACGTGCATCCGCTGCTCAAATTGGTATAAGAACCAGCCCCACAGGGCCGGTCCCACAAACGAGAGCGCCGCGCGGGCGGTACTGTAGCGGGCAGCCGATGCTGCCATGCCCTGGCGGGCGGCGTGCAAGGCTGCTTGATGGCCAACGGCAGCCGTACCAGCCTGTGCTAGCGCCTGTTGGGCAGCTTGGTAGCGAGCGAGCTGCCAGGCAAACTGGCGGGCCAATTGGCGCAGCAGCATCGGTCCCAGAACGGTACTGACCGCTGCCGCGCCCCTACCTTTGAGCAGTAGGCGGGCTGGATCGCGCTGCACGCGGGCGGGCAGCGGTTGGCTGGCATCACGCTCGGCTAGCGATCGCTGCAGTTGCGCCAGCAGCGCTTGCTGTCGCTCAACGGGCAAGCGCTTCCAAGCCCGGCCGCTCAAGCGCAGAAAAACCTCGGCTTCCAGATCCGGGGTGGAGAGGGCAGCAATGTCGGTCAGCTTGAGGTAGTGGCAGGTGCGCAGCAGGGCCTGACGGTAGGTTAGCTGTTGAGCGCGCCCTTTGAGCACGGTCGCGCCGTCCGCCGCCAAAAAGCGAAACCGCGCCTCCAGGGCTGCTAGTTGGGCCTAGCGCGAGCGGCTCCGGATCTCGGCCGGCTCGGGTGCCTGCAAGTAGTCCAGCGGGTTGAAGCGGCGGCTGAATAACAGCCGCACCAGCTCATCGAGCTCGGCATCTTCGGCTAGCGCTAGGGCAGCTGTCAGCTCGTCTGCGCCGTCGGTCTGGGTTGGCATCCGCGCCACCGCAAAAACTTAATTTCTATCTTGCCACCCACCCAACTGAGCCGGGCTACTGTTGGAGCTGGCGCTGGATGCGGCTGCTCAAATCGCCCTCGCGCGAGGCAGGGCGCGCCTTGCCCGAGGCGACCCAGCTCTGCAGGAACTGAATCTCATCCTGGGCCGTGCGCGCCAGCGGCACGATCTCGCTGGCGGCCTCCAAGATGTCTTCGGTGGTGAAATCGCGCTCCTGACTGAAGCCCGTGTGCATGGCTTCAATGATGGCCTGCTCGATCTCGGCCCCTGAGAACTCGGGCGTCTCGTGCGCCAGCCGCTCGAGGTCGAATTCTTTGACCTTGTGCGGGCGCAGTCGCGATAGATGCACGTTGAAAATGGCCTGGCGCTCTGACTCGGTGGGCAGATCGACAAAAAATACCTCGTCAAAGCGCCCTTTGCGCAGCATCTCGGGCGGCAGGGCCCGCACGTTGTTGGCCGTTGCGACCACAAAGACCGCGGACTCTTTTTCCGCCAGCCAGGTAATAAAGGTGCCGAACACCCGGCTGGTGGTCCCACCGTCGCCGCTGCTATCGGCGCCCGAGAAGGCCTTGTCAATTTCGTCGATCCACAGCACGCAGGGGGCCAGCGCCTCCGCCAGCGCGATGGTCTGGCGGGTGCGCGATTCGGACTCGCCCACCAGACCGGCGAACAAGCGGCCCACATCCAGCCGCAGCAGCGGCAGGTGCCAGTCGTGCGCGATCGCTTTGGCCGTTAGCGACTTGCCCGTCCCTTGGATGCCCACCAGCAGCAAGCCGCGCGGGTGGGGCAGACCGTAGGCCCGCGCCCGGTCGCTAAAGGCCCCGCCGCGGCGCAACAGCCACGCCTTGAGGTTGTCCAGCCCGCCAATGTCGGAGATGTTCTCGCAGGTGGGATAAAAATCCAGAATTTGAGTTTGCCGGATGGACTGGCGCTTTTCCTCTAGCACCAGCTCGACGGCGTCCGGTTGCAGCTCGCCGCGATCGGCCAGCGCGCGCGCCAGCACGCGCCGGATGCGCTCGAGCGAGAGCCCCTGGGCCGAGCGGACTAACTCGTTGAGGAGCTGCTCGGAAACGGAACGACTGCTAGCAGCGAGCAGGCGCTGGATTTCGGCTCGAATGTCCTCGGCGCTGGGCAGCGGAAACTCCACCACCGTCAGCACCTCGCTCAGATCGGTGGGGATGGACAGCTCGGGCGAGACGATGGCGACATTGATGGAGCGCGACTTCAAACGGCGCGCCAAATTGCGCAGCTTGCGGGCGACCGAGATGTCTTCCAAAAAGCGATGGAAGTCGCGCAGCACGACAATGCTGCCTGCGTTGTCAGGCAGCTGCTCGATGAACTCGAGCGCTTGCAGCGGGTTGCGCTGCCCGATCCCGGCATTGTTGGGATTGTCCTGATAGCCATCGACAAAATCCCAGATGTAGACGTTGCGATTGCCCGCGCGCTGGGCGCAGTCGGCGATCGCTTGCTCCACGCGCTCTTCTTCGGGCGTGGGAATGTAGAGCAGCGGATAGCAGGCACGCAGCAGCAGCTCGAATTCGTCGCGAAAGCTCATAGTTTGCCTCGCGTCCTAGGCATTGTCCGATTCCGCAAGTTGCGCTTTGAGCGCTTCCAGCGGCGCCCAACGGCTGTCGCGCTGTGGCCCATCCCGATACGCGTACTGGCTTTGCACCGACTCTTCGCCACATAAGGCCTGCAGCGGCAGGCTCAAGCACAGCTGCTCGTACAGCCACCCTTCCGGCGAGAACGTCCCATCGGGCGGCAAGGACTCCCAGCACTGCTCCAGCGGCACTTCGCCATCGGCAGGGGGAGCGTCGGCATCCCGCAGCCAGATGAGCTCTTGGGTATCCACCCACAGCCGCTGGTTGTACTGTTGCAGGCTGCGATCACAAGTCAGCGTTGCGATGGTCTCGGCCCGGCCGACAACCGTCAGGTAGTAACCGCAGTGGGTGACGGTTAGCCCGCCGCGCACCGGCGTTAGGCTCTCAAAGCCCTCTAGGAATTCCGCAACGGGGATGTGCAGTTGCCCGCCGGGTTGCTTGCGGAGTTGGGGAATGGCGATGGCTTCCATGGCTCGCTCAGGCGGGATTGCGCTCGGGACGGTAGCGCACGGCCAAGTAGCGGTTGGGCTCCTGACCGCGACTGTAGGTCTCTAGATCGCGGTATTGCTTGAGCCAGGTATGGACCTGCCGGCGCTCGGCTGAGGACAGGGACTCAATGTACGATTCTTGTCCGGTTTCGCGTACTTGCTGGGCAACGCGCTCGGCCAGCTCTTGCAGTTGTTGCTGCCGCCGCTGGCGGTAGCCGTTGAGCTCGATGGCGTACGCGCTCTGGGCATCTGGGGCCAGTCCCTGATTCAGCAGCGTGTTGGCCCAGTACTGCAAGGCATCCAGCGGTGCCCCATCCGCGCCTAGCAGCGACTCGAGCTGCTGCTGCGTCAGCGCCATCTCGTCAATAACCAGCCACTGGGCTTCTGCATCGCACGCTGCCACCAGCTCGGCAGAGGGCGCTTTGACAGCCACCGGGATTCCCATAAGCGCCAGCGCGCGCTCCAGCCATTCCTTGCCTCGCTGCCACTGCGCCTCGGCCATCGCCTAGCCCGATGCTTGCTCTTTTTCCTTTTTCTTCGAGCGCTTCTCAAACGGCAGCTCGTCCTCTCCCTGCGCTTTGGCTTGCTGTTGCTCCTGCTGCTCGGCCAGCTTTTGCAAGTTCTCGGGCAGGGGCTCGCGCATCAGGATCAGGGTTTGCAGGATCTGGAAGATGTTGGCAACGACGATGTAGAGCAGCACCCCGGCCGGTAAGGGAAAAAACAGGAACATCCCGGTAAACAGGATGGGCGTAATTTTGGTAATGAGCTGCTGTTGGGGATTGGCGCTCGAGCCTTGCTGGCCTGAGAGCACCTGGTTGAGGTACAAGCTCAGGCCAAAGAACAGCACCATGCCCACAATGTCCCAGTGAACGGTGCCGTCCTCATCGACGGCGCCCACGCGGCCCAGCGCCTCAATGAACAGGAAGCCTTCGTCTTTGGCAACGCCCGGAATTTTGGCCTTAATGGAGGCCTCGCCGGGCTGGAGGGCTTCGATGGTGCCATCCTCGCTAACGCGCACCCGCTGCGAGCCGCGGGTCACTTCAAACTGCGGCTGCATGGCCACCTGTGCTTCCTCCTGGGCAGCGAGGGCTTGCAGGGGCTTGCCTTGCTCGGTCTGGAACGCAACCTGGGTGCGATCGCCCACGGCGAGCTGCTTGCCGCTGGGCAGGGTGGAAACGATGGGATAGCGCTCGTCTTTATCCAGATAGACGTTTTTGGCCTCACTGGTAAAGGCCTGCGGCTGGACGCGCTCGAGTTGGTCTTGCGGGAAAATCTCGATGTTGAAGGTGTACTCGGCAGCCGAGAAGGGCGAGCCCCGCAGCGTGGTGAAGAGCGCGATCAGGATGGGCATCTGCAGCAAGATGGGAACGCACCCCGCCAGCGGGTTGCCGAACTCCTTGTAGACCTCGCTCATCGCCTGCTTTTGCTGGGCGGGGTCATCCTTGTAGCGCTCTTGCACCTCCTTAACCCGCCGCTGCATCTCGGGCTGGGCGATCCGCATCCGCCGCATGCTGCGGATGGACTTGGCGCTCAGCGGATAGAGGGCAAAGCGGATGACTAGCGTCAGCGCAATGATGGCGAAGCCGTAGCTGGGCACAATCCTGTAGAAAAAATCCAGGATTGGCAGCATGATGGTATTGGAGAGGAAGCCGATGCCGAAATCCATTCGTTGCTCGTCTGGCCCTGGCGCCGTGTTGCTGTCTCAATCCTAATCGATTGGCTGCCCCGCGCGGGGCGCGCTGGCAGCGAGCCGCTCGGCTCAGCTGGCGATCGCCTCCAGCGGCTTCCCGGTTTTGTCGGCAGCTCGCTCGGCAATGTAGTTGTAAATATCGCGGTGCTTGGGGACTGCGCGCATCTCGAGGCGGCTTTTATCGCGCATCGTAATGACGATGTCACCCCAAAGCCCGATGCCGCGGGGCACTTGCACGATTTTGGCGATTTCGGAGTAAACGATATCGGTACGGTCGCGACTGCGCCAACCGCCGCGGATGGAGATCCGGCGGTCGGTGATGCGATAGCGCAACCATAGCGCCCGCACGATAGCTCCCACCGTTAGCGGCAGGCAGACCACTGTCAGCGCCAGCAGCAGGTTGATGAGCAAATCGCCCACGTGCGGCCCCCCCTCAAAAAACGTTTCCTCGCGGACTCCCATCGCTTACCTCGGCTCGGACCAGTAGCTGCTCCAATTCTTGCAAAAAATATTGGTAGTCGCAGGCCGAGGCGCCCGGCTTGGCAATGGCAACCACCTTCCAGCCGGGCTGGATCTGGGGAAGCAGGGCCTTAAAGGCAGCTCGCAGCTGGCGCTTGATGCGATTGCGAACGACGGCTTTTTTGCTGACCTTTTGACTGACCGCAATGCCAAATTGGGGCGGCGGCAGTCGCTCGCCGCGAACCGGCAGCGCGCGCAGTGTCAGGTAGCGCCCCCGGCAGCGCAGCCCTTTTTTATAAAC
This portion of the Cyanobacteria bacterium QS_8_64_29 genome encodes:
- a CDS encoding cobyric acid synthase CobQ, giving the protein MVVGTTSHAGKSLIATAICCMLWRRGWRVAPFKGQNMALNAYITPDGHEIGHAQAVQAWAAGVTPRVEMNPILLKPQGDMTSQVVLNGRAVGRTHASDYYEQYFQPGWQAIEQALAALGRDCDLIVAEGAGSPAEINLKHRDLTNMRVARHLNAATLLVADIDRGGAFAHIVGTLELLDPAERALMRGVAINKFRGQRALLEPGLRWLQERTGLAVTGVLPWQDRAFPAEDSLSLPERSTGRGDAELTLCVIRLPRIANFTDFEPLEAEASVALRYCEPHDTLGQPDAVILPGSKTTLADLEALQASGMAAQLQHYAARGGRILGICGGFQMLGRTLADPQGREGKTGCHPGLDLLPLETAIEPDKVARQRRTRARWPQLGLTVAGYEIHQGQTRASEPANGLQPLFDDPDLGACNAAGTVGGCYLHGIFDNGPWRRAWLNALRRARGLPELAVEVADHHQQREATLDAIADWGETYLDLTPLLPDAHE
- a CDS encoding sodium:solute symporter; protein product: MQPIDYAIVALYLLGIVALGIVLQRRAARGINAYFLGNRSLPWWALGSSGMASNTDIAGTMLIAALVYALGTKGFFIELRGGIVLIMAFFMVFMGKWTRRAQVMTLAEWMRLRFGAGRQGNLARIVSALANLAVSISIISYFAVGGGKFFAEFLGIEQRAASLAAIGLAMIYTAASGFYGVIWTDVFQGVLIFAAIIYVCAVAFQTASLPETFSVSVPLGGGEFETVRTSLAEWSSLVPPLALDLPGQYASYNLLGVTLFFYTVKTVMQGMGGSGGYMLQRYFAARSDREAGLLSLFWILMLAFRWPLVTAFAVLGIHYSATQEAIADPELILPTVISEYIPVGVTGLLVACFVAAAMSTFDSVINASAAYWVRDIYQGYLNPNASQRQLVLQGRLASVGVVALGVGFSFAAGTIEQIWGFLTYGLGAGLIVPLLLRWYWWRFNGYGFALGTLAGMAAAIAVRASGIDMPEYAVFLLPSGASLLGCLVGTWASEPTPFEVLDRFYRVTRPFGAWGPIRSQLERGTQAQIRAENRRDLVALLVAVPWQLVLFLIGMMLVMRQWDQLGGLALAFVLLSIGLYWVWFRHLSREVKA
- a CDS encoding membrane protein insertase YidC — its product is MDFGIGFLSNTIMLPILDFFYRIVPSYGFAIIALTLVIRFALYPLSAKSIRSMRRMRIAQPEMQRRVKEVQERYKDDPAQQKQAMSEVYKEFGNPLAGCVPILLQMPILIALFTTLRGSPFSAAEYTFNIEIFPQDQLERVQPQAFTSEAKNVYLDKDERYPIVSTLPSGKQLAVGDRTQVAFQTEQGKPLQALAAQEEAQVAMQPQFEVTRGSQRVRVSEDGTIEALQPGEASIKAKIPGVAKDEGFLFIEALGRVGAVDEDGTVHWDIVGMVLFFGLSLYLNQVLSGQQGSSANPQQQLITKITPILFTGMFLFFPLPAGVLLYIVVANIFQILQTLILMREPLPENLQKLAEQQEQQQAKAQGEDELPFEKRSKKKEKEQASG
- a CDS encoding ribonuclease P, which gives rise to MGVREETFFEGGPHVGDLLINLLLALTVVCLPLTVGAIVRALWLRYRITDRRISIRGGWRSRDRTDIVYSEIAKIVQVPRGIGLWGDIVITMRDKSRLEMRAVPKHRDIYNYIAERAADKTGKPLEAIAS
- a CDS encoding ribonuclease P protein component; amino-acid sequence: MGLPQTYRLKRRQAFKAVYKKGLRCRGRYLTLRALPVRGERLPPPQFGIAVSQKVSKKAVVRNRIKRQLRAAFKALLPQIQPGWKVVAIAKPGASACDYQYFLQELEQLLVRAEVSDGSPRGNVF
- the moaA gene encoding GTP 3',8-cyclase MoaA — protein: MADHDAITDTLGRPLRDLRISVTDRCNFRCTYCMPKALFEGEAAFLPRSQLLSFAEIERLARNFAAQGVRKIRLTGGEPLLRPQLERLVAALAQIPGIEDIALTTNGSLVTPAKARALRDAGLNRMTVSLDALDEATFQAINDVGVSVAQVLAGIENAAAAGLTPIKINAVIKRGANEGSILPLARQFRGSGHIVRFIEYMDVGTRNGWRWDNVVSAAEICDAIDTRYPIAPLEPNHTGEVAERWQYRDGAGEIGIIASVTQPFCGSCRRARLSAEGALHTCLFASEGHDLRGLLRGGASDGEFQARIAAIWQQRRDRYSELRAHSPSGVSKVEMSYIGG
- a CDS encoding (2Fe-2S)-binding protein encodes the protein MSNEAPTSVQVRFLPNDVAIAAEPGEPLLQVAERAGVFIPTGCLMGSCHACEVELGDGTPICACISAVPSEQDSLTIALLEDPVW
- a CDS encoding AAA family ATPase, with protein sequence MSFRDEFELLLRACYPLLYIPTPEEERVEQAIADCAQRAGNRNVYIWDFVDGYQDNPNNAGIGQRNPLQALEFIEQLPDNAGSIVVLRDFHRFLEDISVARKLRNLARRLKSRSINVAIVSPELSIPTDLSEVLTVVEFPLPSAEDIRAEIQRLLAASSRSVSEQLLNELVRSAQGLSLERIRRVLARALADRGELQPDAVELVLEEKRQSIRQTQILDFYPTCENISDIGGLDNLKAWLLRRGGAFSDRARAYGLPHPRGLLLVGIQGTGKSLTAKAIAHDWHLPLLRLDVGRLFAGLVGESESRTRQTIALAEALAPCVLWIDEIDKAFSGADSSGDGGTTSRVFGTFITWLAEKESAVFVVATANNVRALPPEMLRKGRFDEVFFVDLPTESERQAIFNVHLSRLRPHKVKEFDLERLAHETPEFSGAEIEQAIIEAMHTGFSQERDFTTEDILEAASEIVPLARTAQDEIQFLQSWVASGKARPASREGDLSSRIQRQLQQ
- a CDS encoding metal-binding protein, whose amino-acid sequence is MEAIAIPQLRKQPGGQLHIPVAEFLEGFESLTPVRGGLTVTHCGYYLTVVGRAETIATLTCDRSLQQYNQRLWVDTQELIWLRDADAPPADGEVPLEQCWESLPPDGTFSPEGWLYEQLCLSLPLQALCGEESVQSQYAYRDGPQRDSRWAPLEALKAQLAESDNA
- a CDS encoding RNA-binding protein; the protein is MAEAQWQRGKEWLERALALMGIPVAVKAPSAELVAACDAEAQWLVIDEMALTQQQLESLLGADGAPLDALQYWANTLLNQGLAPDAQSAYAIELNGYRQRRQQQLQELAERVAQQVRETGQESYIESLSSAERRQVHTWLKQYRDLETYSRGQEPNRYLAVRYRPERNPA